The region TCAGCGTCGACAGGCCGCAGCAGGCCGCGGGGATGCGCAGCGACCCCATGCCGTCGTTGCCCTGCGCGAACGGGACCATGCCCGCGGCGACAGCCGCCGCCGAACCTCCCGATGACCCGCCCGGGGTGTGGCCCGGCAGCGTCGGATTGTCGACAGTCAGCCCCGGCAGCGTCGTCGTACCCCACGTGCAGAACTGCGGGTTCACGGTAGTTCCCACGGCAATCGCGCCGGCGTTGGTCAGCTGGCGCACGAACGGGTTCTCCGGGACCGTGTTCTCCTTCAGGGAAAAAGGCACGCCTGCGAGCGGCAGCTGGGAGAGGTCCTCGCGCTGCTCAAGGTCCCGCGCCGCCTGCAGAGCGCGGCCCGCCCACACCTCGCGGAAAGCGTGAACCCCGCCGTCCAGCCTGCTAATCGCATCAAGGCTGCGCTGCACGCTGTCGACCGGGCTGAGCTTTCCCTCCCGGACCTGCGCCGCAATCTCGTGGACGGTGGGCAGGTCCCTAATGGCGGAAGTGTGAGAGGTCATGGCGGATTCATCTCCTCGGGAAATTTTTCAGTGGCAAATGAATTCAGTCTAGATATCCGCCAGTGCGCTCGCTGCCTTATCGGCCGCAGCGCGCGCAGGAAGTAGGCTCGCCTCGTTCGACAGCATCACGAAACTGAGCACCTGCCCCGACTTCGTCACCACGTAGCCAGCCAGCGCCGATGCCTTATTCAGGGTCCCCGTCTTCGCTCGAACGAGCCCCGCCCCGGAGCTATTTCCGAAGCGATCCGCCAGGGTCCCGGACACCCCCGCCACCGGGAGGCAGTCCAGAAGCGGGCGCAGCGCGTCCGTCACCGCCGCCTTTTTCTCTTCCGTCTCTCCGCTATCCCCTCCGCTTTCCGACGCCTCTTGCCCACTCCCCGGCCCAGCCGCCGCGGTCAGGACTTCCGAAAGATGCTTAGGCGTGACTCTGTTATCCGTGCTCAGCCCGCTCGAGTCGGCCAAGATAGCACCGTCGAGGCCGAAACCATGCTCGGCGAGGGTATCCCGCACAGCCGTTGCGGCGCCTGCGAAGGTCGGGGGCAGATTGCGGGCCACCGCCAGCTCGCGGGCTATGGACTCTGCCAGGACGTTATCGCTGTAGAGCATCATGTCGCGAAGGCGCGTGTGCAACGGTGCCGACTGCACCGAGGCCACCACGGTCGGCTCTACCGCCGGCAGCGCGACGCCGTCAGCGACATTTCCGCCCGCCTCGGTGCCGAGCTGGGCTGCCAGCACGCTCGCGATGTCCTCAGCCGGGGTGGCGCTGCGCGGGGAGTTTTCCTCCTTCGGGTCGATGCGACCCGCATCGATCATTGCGGGCTCGACGTCGGCGACGTATCCGTCGGCCAGCCCCTGCTTCTCCCAGGTGGAGTGGAAGGTCTCAGGAAACAGGGAGGTATCAACGTAGACCTTGCCCACGCCGTCCGGCATGGCTGCACGTACCTTCGCAGCCAGGTCCGCGACGGACGCGGCGTCGTGGAAGAACCCGTCCCCGTTAGCGCTCAGGGTCGGGTCGCCGGCACCCTGAATAACCACGTCCTTACTCTCTCCGTAGCGCAAGACCTTGGTCTCCACACGGTGGTCGTCGTCGATGCCGAGCAGCGCGGCGGCCGCCGTGAGGATTTTCAGCGACGAGGCCGGCATCGCCACGACCGAATCGTCCTTGCCCCACAGCCTGGCGCCGGTCGTTGCATCGGAAACTACCGCGTGGAGCTGCCCGAAGCCCGTATCCGCAGTAGCACCGTCCATGGCGGCGGTGACTTTGGCGGCCAGGGTGTCGTCGGCAAGCGAGGAGCGGGCGGCGGTGACAGGAGAGGCCGCACGCTCGACGGCGGGGGCCGGCTGCACCTCAATCTGGCGATTGTTATACGAAATCAGCGCGAGTGCGCCACCGAGCGCGGCAAGAAGCACCACAAGGAGAATGGAGACCCATACTACCCAGCCCCGACGCGTACCGGACTGCGAATCGGCACTGCTCAAAGTGAAATGCACCTGCTTCCTTATGCCTCGAGAGGTCGAGCAACCGGAGAAGGCGACTACATGCCGGGAGGGCAAACGCTCTAGCGGGCGCGCATCGCCTAAGATGGCCGTCAGGGAATTGTACACCGATTATAAGGAGTCATCGCCGTGAGCGTTGAGGTCACTATTGAGATCCCGAAGGGTCAGCGCAACAAGTACGAAGTCGATCACGAGACCGGCAAGGTCTACCTCGACCGCTACCTGTTCACCCCCATGGCATACCCGGCCGACTACGGCTTCATCGATGGCACTCTGGGCGAGGACGGCGACCCGCTGGACGCACTGGTCATCCTGCCGGAGCCGGTATTCCCAGGCGTTATCGTCAAGGCCCGCCCGGTCGGTGTCTTCAAGATGACCGACGAGGCCGGCGGCGACGACAAGCTGCTCTGCGTCCTCGATGACGTCCGCTTCGAGGGCTACCAGGACATCTCCGACGTGTCTGACTTCGTCAAGGACGAGATCGAGCACTTCTTCGTCCACTACAAGGACCTGGAGCCGGGCAAGGAAGTTTCCGGTTCGGGCTGGGGCGACAAGGCTGAGGCCGAGAAGATCCTGGCTGAGGCTATCGAGCGCCACAAGTAGTAACCGGGGCGGCGCGGCGCATGCCGTGCAAGAGGTGCAAGAGGTGCAAGAGGTGCCGCGCCCAACTTTTGATTTTTGCCAGCTTTTTGTAGGAAGTAAGCCACTTTTCGGCGCTACTTCCTACAAAAAGCTGGCAAATTTTTTACGGTTTGTTTTCCGGCGTGCTCGCCTAGCCCGGGCCATTGCCTTAAGCCCCGAATCGCAGCAGTGCCACCTCCATCGCCGCGCCATACCAACGATGCCGCGCGTATAGTGACGCACTATGGAAACCGTATCTGTAACTGAAGTACCCGCAGGCGCCCAGCTCATCGATGTTCGTTCCCAGATGGAGTGGGACGACGGTCACGCCGTCGGCGCTACCCACATCCCGATGGAGGAGATTCCATCCCGTTATGGCGAGTTGGACCTCGACTCGGATATTTACCTGATGTGCCGCTCCGGAGGCCGCGCCTCCCAGGTCGCTGACTGGCTGGAGAAGAACGGCATCGACACCATCGTCGTCCGCGGCGGAATGATCGATTGGGAGCACTTCGGCCTGCCGATGGAAAAGGCATAGCCTTTTCGGATACTTCTGGATTCTCCCAGCCTCTTTTGGAAGGGGCCGGAACTTCCCGGGCTACCCCATCCAACTTTATCCCTTTCAGCGCGGCGTGCAGCGCCTTCCAGACCTTGCACATCGCGCTGAACTCTACAAAGACGTTAAAATAATTGGGCGTGCCCAACTATTGAATACACAGCTATTCGATAGCATTGGAAGCATGTCTGATTCCCCTGCCTCAAAGTCGATCAAGGCATCTCGCACCAAGAAGCCCAAATCCGCGGCCAAGCGCCCCGGCACTGCCACGGGCTCCGACTCCCCCATGGCCCCGAGTGCCCTGCGCAAGTCTGCGTCCTGGTGCCTTTCGTATCTCGATGCCGCTGTTCGGGAGAGTGTCAACGCAACGCTCTCTCGCACTAACATCGAAAGCCTGTCCCTGCGCGGTTACTGGGTTCTGGAAGCTATCGCCGACGGCGACGGGCTCGCCCAAACCGAACTGAGCTGCGCCCTCAGCATGGATCGCTCCGACATGGTCCGCCTCATCGATTCTCTGGAAAAGGCCGGCCTAGTCATCCGCACGCGCGATATCAACGACCGCCGGCGCCAGCTCATTTCGCTCACCGTGGACGGAGACACCGCCCGCTCATCGCTGCGCCGCTCCCTCCGTCGAGCCGAGCGCACCGCCGTCGCTTCCTGCCCCGCCGAGGTGCGCTCCCTCCTGTCTTCGCTTGCCGACGTCCCCTCGGCCCCCATCGACCCGGAGCAGCCTGCGGCGTCCAAGGAGCCATCCGCTCCGGAAGAGGCTACGGTGCTGACCGAGACAAAGCCCAAGAAGCAGAAGAAAAAGAAGAAGGGCAAGAAGAAAAAGAAGGGTGACGGAAAGTGAGTACCGGCGCGGACTCGAACGCGATTGAGAAAAAGTTTTTGCGCGCATCCGCCAATCCCTCGGAGCGCACCCTCATTGACATTCTGCGGTCCACTGCTCGCCGCTACCCGGATGCTGCCGCCATCGACGACGGCGACGCCGTAGTCACCTATTCCGACCTCCTCCACGAGATTGATGTCACCGCCAACTGGCTGTTTGAACAGGGCATTCGCCGCGGTGATCGCATTGGCGTGAGGATGCCGTCGGGAAGCCGAGAGCTGTACGTGGCAATCCTGTCGATTATGGCGGCGGGGGCTGCGTACGTGCCGGTCGATGCGGACGATCCGGACGAGCGGGCGGAGATGGTCTTCGGAGAGGCGCAGATCGCGGGGTATTTCGATGCCGATGGGCTGCACCTTACCGGCCGCGCGGGGGACACCGCGGTCCACACCGGCGAGCCCTTCCTCGACCAGTCCCCTTCCCCGGACGACGACTGCTGGATTATCTTCACATCAGGCTCGACGGGCAAGCCGAAGGGCGTGGCGGTCACGCACCGCAGTGCCGCGGCGTTCGTCGATGCGGAGGCCCGCTGGTTCCTGGTCAACCACCCCGAGGGACCTCTAGGGCCGGACGACCGAGTGCTGGCCGGGCTGTCGGTGGCATTTGACGCCTCCTGCGAGGAGATGTGGCTGGCCTGGAGAAACGGCGCCTGCCTAGTACCGGCGCCGCGCTCCCTGGTGCGATCCGGAGTCGATCTGGGCCCCTGGCTGATTTCTCGCCACATCACTGCCGTGTCGACCGTCCCAACCCTGGCTGGTCTTTGGCCAGCCGAGGCTTTGGACAGCGTCCGCCTGCTGATCGTCGGAGGCGAGGCGTGCCCGCAGGAGCTGGTCGACCGCCTCTCCACCCCGGAGCGCGAGATGTGGAACACCTACGGCCCCACTGAGGCGACGGTTGTGGCCTCCGGCATCCAACTGCACCCCGGAAAACCCGTGACCATCGGCTTTCCGCTGGACGGCTGGGACCTGACCGTCATCGACGAGGAGGGCAACCCGGTCCCTCCAGGCACCAAGGGTGAGCTGGTCATCGGCGGAGTGGGCCTGGCCCGCTACCTGGACCCGGCGAAGGACACCGAGAAGTACGCACCGCTGCCCGCCCTCGGCTGGGAGCGCGCGTACCGTACCGGCGACCACGTCATCATGGACGAGGCCGGGTTGTACTTCGCTGGCCGCGTCGACGATCAGGTGAAGATCGGCGGACGCCGCATCGAACTCGGCGAGGTCGAGGCCCACCTGGCCGCACTGCCCGGCGCGACGCAGGCGACCGTCGTTGTGCAGAAGACCGGCGCGGGCGACTCCGTCCTGGTCGGCTACGTCGGCGCGGGCGGCGACGCGGGCTCGATGGACCACGACGAGTGCATGGCCATACTCCGCGACGCCATGCCCGCCCCGATGGTGCCGCGCCTGCACATCATGGACGAACTGCCCGTGCGCACCTCTGGCAAGGTGGATAAGGCTGCGCTACCGTGGCCGCTGCCTGCCGCCCCTTCCGCGGATACCGAGGGGATGACGCCCGTTGAGGCATGGTTGTCGGGAATCTGGTCGGAGGTCCTGTCCGTCCCGCAGCCGGGCCCGGCGTCCGACTTCTTCGCCCTCGGCGGCACCTCTCTGGCCGCAGCAGGCGTGGTCGCCCGTATCCGCGAGCGCGCCCCGCAGGTCGCCGTACGCGATCTCTATGACCACCCTCGCCTGGGAAGGCTCGCCGAAGAGCTCGTCTCCCGGGGGCTTGTCGACGACTCCGTCGCTGGTGACGCCGCGTCCTCTACCGGCGAGGAAATACCCGAACCCACTCCGGTATCCCGGGGCACCCGCTGGGCGCAGGTGGCGCTCATGGTTCCGATTCAATGGGCTCGTGGCGTGCGCTGGGTTACCTGGCTGGCGATTGCGAACTGGGCTCTCGGTGGTCCGTTGGCGCTGCCGGGTTGGGCTGTCGCGCTGCTTGGAGTCCTGTTCCTGACACCGCTTGGAGTGATGCCTGTCAATGCTCTGCTGACTCGGGCCCTGACGTCCTCGGTACGCCCTGGCGACTTCCCGCGCGGCGGCTCCGTGCACTTGAGACTCTGGGCCGCCGAGCGATTGGCGGAATCGTCCGGAGTCCGCTCCGTTGCGGGCGCGCCCTTTGTGCTCTGGTACGCGAGGATGCTCGGCGCGTCGATAGGCAAGGGTGTGAATTTGCATTCACTGCCGCCGGTGACGGGCCTGGTGAGACTTGACGACTACTGCTCCATCGAGCCGGAGGTCGACCTGTCGGGCTACTGGGTCGACGGCGATACGGTGCACGTCGGCGAGATTTCCGTGGGTGCGCATGCGCGAGTCGGTGCCCGCTCTACCCTGCTGCCGGGCACACGGATTGGCCAGAGCGCGCACATCGAGGCGGGCTCGACCGTCACCGGCGAGAAGAAGGTCAAGGCGGGCGCGCGCTGGTCGGGCTCGCCGGCGCGCAAGGTCGGGCGTTCCAAGCACCGCTTCCCGGAGCAGCTGCCACCGTCGGCACGCGGCTGGGTCGCGGTGTACGCAGCGACGGCTGTGCTGCTTGCGCTGGTTCCGCTGGCATCACTGCTGGCCATGGCCGCGCTGCTCGGCTGGGCGACGGATGCAGGGGCCTTTGGCGCTGAGACAGCCGAGTGGGAGCTGAGCTCTGCGCTCGTCAGCGCACTGGCCTGGGTTCCTGCCGCAACCTTGGCGGGCATAATCGTCTACGCAGCCCTCACCCTGGTACTGGTGCGACTGTTCAGCCTGGGACTGCGCGCCGGCGTTCACCCGGTGCGCTCGAGAATCGGCTGGCAGGCCTGGGCGACAATCCGGCTCATGGATGCCGCCCGCGTCGACCTCTTTCTCATCTATGCCTCACTGCTGACCCCGAATTGGTTGCGCGCGCTCGGTGCCCGCATCGGCCACGATACGGAGATCTCCACCGCAGTCGCGATTCCGAAGTTGATGCAGGTAAAAGAGGAATCCTTCCTCGCTGACGACACCATGGTCGCAGGCTACGAGCTCGGCGGTGGGTGGATGCTTATCGACGATTCCAAGATTGGCAAACGGGCCTTCCTCGGCAACTCGGGCATCACCTTGCCCGGGCGCAAGCTGGCGAAGAACTCATTGGTTGCAGTGCTATCGTCCACGCCGAAGAAAACCAAGTCCGGTTCGAACTGGTGGGGATCTCCGCCGGAGAGGCTCCGCCGCGTTACCAATGTTGGCTCGGACGAGTCCGCACAGACGTACCGCCCGACCACGGGACTGAAAGTTGCCCGCGGCGTCGTGGAGACGCTGCGCATCCTGGCCCCGATGACATCCCTGGCGCTGGCGGTGGCCACCTTGGCCGGAATGCAGTGGATCGGCGAGGCGGCGTTGACTCTTGCGATGGGATTCCGGGGTGCCGAAGATACCATGGGAATCGCGTTTGCCCTGCTGGTTACGCTCGCCCTGACTCCCCTGGTGTTCCTGCTCGCCGGCATCCTGGGCCTTGCGGTGACAGTGGCCGCGAAGTGGGTGTGCGTCGGCAAGCATCGCACGGGCGAGTCCCCGCTGTGGAGTAGGTTCGTGTGGCTCAATGAGCTTCAGGACACCTTCGTGGAGATGGTCGCCGCGCCGTGGTACCTGAACCCGGCGATGGCGACCGGAGGGGCGTCGCGCGCGATGCGTCTGCTGGGTGCGAAGATTGGCCACGGAGTGTGGCTGGAGAGCTACTGGCTGCCGGAGACGGACCTGGTGGTTATCGAACGCGGCGCGACCGTCGGGCGCGGTTGCGTGGTTCAGACCCACCTTTTCACCGACCGCGTGATGACTCTCGACGAGGTTCACATCGGCCGCGGCGCCGTACTGGGGCCGCACTCGGTGGTGCTGCCGGCATCGGTGCTGGGCGCGGGCGCGCGGGTGGAGCCGGGGTCGCTGGTGATGCGCGGCGATCACGTTCCGGCGCACACGGCCTGGCGTGGCAATCCAATCGAGCCGAAGGCTGCGAAGTAGGGGGAGCGCTGCGGCCGTCGCCCACAACAGCGCCCCACCTTCGACATAGTCGACGCGAACCCCGGCCCCGGCGGCGCGTGGCGCCACCGCTGGGATTCCCTGACCATGGAGACGGTCAACAACATCTACGACCTTCCCGGCATGCCCCAGGCCGAAGCCCCACCAGAGGCCAAGGCCTCGACCACATTGATTGACTACTTCGGGAAGTTCGAAAAGCGCGTCCGCGAGGGCCTGCCGCCACAGTCGGTGGTGTCGGTGACCGGACTCGGCTGGAATCCCTAGCTCGTCGATGCCCGCGAGCGCGGCGTCCTAGTCCCCCACCCGATGTTTGAGTGCACGGACTCAACCGGCGTGATCATCGCCGACGGGGAGCACCTGGACTTCGATGCCGTCAATTTCGGCACCGGGTTTCGCTGGGAGATGCGCCACCTTAGACCGCTGCATCTTTGCGACGAAGCCGGCGGCATCCTCATGGATCCACCGCAGGTCGTCGCCGATCCTCGCATCTTCCTCGTTGGCTACGGCCCATCGGCCTCTACCGTCGGAGCCAATCGCGCCAGTCGCGATGCCGCGAATTCAATCCGTCGCCAGATGAAGGCCCGGGCCCGCCCCTAACCCACAAGTTTTCGCGAGAAAACCCTCACTTTTTTGTTTTCAAACATTTACTCTTGTGGGCATGACTGACTTCCCCACCAAAGACGGCCTGAATATGCCCATCACTCCGCTGCGCTTCCTCGAGCGCAGCGCCCGCGTCCATCCGGAAAAGATCGGATTTGTCGACGGCCCCCGCCGAATCTCCTTCCGCCAGATGGCCACGGATGCGCAGGCCTTCGCGCACGCGCTTATCGACGCCGGCCTGGCCACCCACGAGCGCATCGGCGTCCTGGCGGCCAACAGCTACGAGGCTCTACTGGCCCAGTTCGCCGTACCGCTAGCCAGAGGCGTGGTGGTGGCGATCAATACACGACTGGCCCCGAAGGAGATCGAATACATCCTGGAGCACTCGGGCATAACCACCCTGATGGGCGAGAAGTCTCTGATCGACAAAGCTCTTCCCACAATCGGCCACCAGCTAGAGCATGTCATTTACATCGCCGATGGCGACGGCACCGAACCGGTAGCCGCACCTGCCACCGACCCCGCTACCGATGAGCCGGGTTCAAGCACAGCCAGCATCGACTTCACCACCTTTAGCAGCTTCATCGCGGGAGGCGGCGTCGGCAAGCAGGACCTGCCCTACGAGGTGGCCGATGAAAATGACCCCATCGCGATTAACTACACCTCGGGCACGACAGGCAAGCCGAAGGGCGTGGTCTACACTCACCGCGGCGCGTACCTCAACGCGCTGGGGCAGGTGCAGACGATGCACTTCAACCACCACACCGTTTACCTGTGGACACTGCCTATGTTCCACTGCTCCGGCTGGTGCACCGGTTGGGCAGCGATGTCGGTGAGCGCGCGCCAGGTAGCAATTCGCGCGGTGCGCGGCCCCGAGATGTGGCAGCTCATCCTCGACGAGGGCGTCACCGCGATGTGCGGCGCCCCAGCAGTGCTGACCACGCTGGTCGACGACGAGAACAAGCGCCGCGTCACCAACCTGCGAATCATGACCGCGGGCGCCCCGCCGAGCCCGACCATCATCACGCGCTGCGAAAATATCGGAGTGGAGATCACCCACGTCTACGGCCTGACCGAAACCTACGGCCCATTCACCGTCTGCGAGTCCCAGCCGGACTGGTCCGACATGACCGTCCGCCGCCGCGCAGTGCTCAAGGCCCGCCAGGGCGTCGCGTCCGTCACCAACCAGGACGTGCGCATTATTGAGCCCACCGATACCCTCGACGCACCACTAATCGATGTGCCTGCCGACGGCGCCACGATTGGCGAGATCATCATGACGGGCAACGGCGTGATGAACGGGTACTTCCGCGACCCGGAGGCGACCGCGCACGCGTTCCGGGGCGGCTGGTTCCACTCCGGAGACCTGGGCGTGATGCACCCGGACGGATATATCCAGCTCCTCGACCGCGCCAAGGACGTCATCGTCTCCGGCGGTGAGAACATCTCCACCATCGAGGTCGAGCAGGCCGTAGTGAGTTACCCGGATGTGTCCGATTGCGCCGTCATCGGCGTTCCGGACGACAAGTGGGGCGAGCGCCCGCGCGCCTACGTCGTACTGCGCCCGGAGGCGCTCGGCGAAGGCTCACCGGAGGAGATCGCCGAGCACAACGAGGCCGTAGCCGCGGTTATCATCGCGCACTGCCGCGCCCACATCGCCGGATACAAAGTCCCGCGCGACGTGGTGGTCATCGACGAGTTGCCGCGGACCTCGACCGGCAAGGTGCGCAAAAACGAGCTGCGCGAGGCCGCCTGGGCGGGGCACGGGGACTCCCGCATCAAGGGCTAACGCTAAGAGCTACAGCACCCGCGCCCCCTCTGAAACCGGCTCCGCACCGGCTCGCACTTCGGAGAGCGGTTCTGCTGCTGAGCGGGCTTTTTTAGCGGCCTTGACCAGCACTTTCAGGGAGGCGATTGTCTCTGGCCAACCCCGGGTTTTCAGGCCACAGTCCGGGTTGATCCACAGCAGCTTGGGGTCCACGCTCGCCAACGCGTCAGAAATCAGGTCATCGACCTCTTGCTGCCCCGGCACACGCGGCGAGTGGATATCCCACACACCGGGGCCGATTCCTTGTGCGTAGCCGGCGTTGGAGAGGGCGGCAAGGACTTGCATTCCATTTCGGGCCGCTTCGATGGAGGTAACATCGGCATCCAAATCACCGATAGTGCCGATTAGCTCATTGAATTCCGAATAGCACATATGGGTGTGAATCTGGATGTCATCGGCCACTCCGGCCGTGGCCAGACGGAAGGATCCGACCGCCCATTCGAGGTAGGCGGGCTGATCCTCCTTCCTCAGCGGCAGCAGCTCACGGATTGCAGGCTCATCTACCTGAATGATGCGCGCACCGGCAGCCACCAGATCGGCAATCTCGTCACGCAGCGCTAACGCCACCTGATCTGCGGTAGTTCCCAGTGGCTGATCGTCGCGAACAAAAGACCATGCAAGCATCGTCACCGGCCCGGTCAGCATGCCCTTGACCTGACGGGACGTCATCGTCGCCGCTGCCTCATACCAGCGCACCGTCATCGGCTCCGGGCGGGATACATCACCGAACAGAATCGGAGGACGCACACATCGGGAGCCATAAGACTGCACCCAGCCATTCGTCGTGGCTAGGTACCCGTCGAGCTGCTCAGAGAAGTACTGCACCATATCATTGCGCTCTGGCTCTCCGTGAACTAGCACGTCAAGACCAAGCTCCTCCTGGCGTTCAATGACCTCGCGGATTTCAGCTATCATCGCCGCGTCGTACCGCTCCGGGGTAAGGTCGCCGCGGCGCAGGCGCGCCCGGGCCCTGCGGATTTCCGCAGTCTGAGGGAAGGATCCAATAGTGGTGGTCGGCAACTCGGGCAGATTCAGCGTCTTTTCCTGGGCCGCACGCCTGCGCTCGAACGGAGTGCGAGTCCTGTCCTGCTCGCCGACTGCAGCCACTCGCCTCTCAACCCGCTCATTGTGGATTAACTCTGAAGTCGCCCGCTTACCGACGGCCACACGGGCCCGCCTCAGCGCCGCGGCATCGTCAGCAGTGATGTCCGTGCCGTTAATGCGCGCTTGAAGAACTCGGGCCAAAAGCGCGACCTCGGCGATTTTCTCTTCACCAAACGCTAGCCAATCGTGGATCTCGGCCTCACTTTCGGTGGGGGTCTCAGCCCTCAGCGAGTACGGAACATGCAGCAGAGAACAGCTGGTGGAAACGATAATCTCGCCTCGGTCTGCGAGATTCTCGAGAATATTCAGAGCTTCGTCGAGGTCACGCCTCCATACATTGCGCCCATCCACGATGCCCGCAACCAACACCTCTTGCCCGGTCCAGTGAGGCAATTCAGCCCCTCCAGCGACTAAGTCGACGCCGATGGCGCCGACTCCGGTTCCGGAGAAAATCTCTAGGGCCTGATCGCCGTCGCCGAAGTAAGTTTGTACCCACAGCTTTGCCCCCGCAGCCTCGGCGGCGTCGGAAAGCACCTGGTAGCACCGACGGAGACGCTGCCGGGCGCCATCATCGAGATCTGTGACAGCGATAGGCTCATCGAGTTGTACCCACTCAAACCCCTCAGCGCCAAGGCGCACGATTATATCCTGGTAAGCGTCTACGAGCTGTTCCAGGAGGGCCAGCGGATCGGAGCCATCGTCGGTGCGTGCCAGGGCTAGGTAAGTGTACGGGCCGATCAGATGCGGACGTATGACGCCCTTGCTGTAGGCACGGAAATTACAGGCTTCGCCGAGCCATGTGGCCACGTCGGGTCGAAAAACCGTCCGAGAGGATAGCTCTGGGACAATGTAGTGATAGTTAGTATCGAACCACTTTGTCATTGCGGACGCAGGCTGCGTCTCAGTGCCGCGCGCCGTGGCGAAATAGCGGTCAATCCAGGCAGGAAGGTTGGCGCCGATGCAATCCGGAATCGTGTCGAATCGGGACGGCAACACCCCCAGCAGAGCTGAAGTATCAAGCATTGAATCATAGAAGGACCGGCCGACGGTGGGGATTGAATCAATACCCGCAGCGTTGGCACTGTCGATGTAGCGGTGTACTAGGCCACGCGCTGTTGCTGCGAGCAGTCCGGCTGTAGCCGGGTCTCGCCAATACTTCTCCAGTGCGATTTTAAGTTCTCTATTTGGCCCGATACGCGGAATGCCCGCGACGGTAGCATGAATAGCCATGATCTCGTGATTTCCTCGTCAATCGTGATCGGCAGTGAATATCTATTTCTCACAACCGGCAGGCATTCGGGCTTGTCGACGTAGCAGATACCGAAGCCATGGCTATTTTCACAATTGCGCCAATGCGTTTTTAGTGCAATTTGCGCGGTTTGACCCCGGATTATTCAACTAGACGCTTACCGTTGCGGGACAGCTCCGGACTTTCACCGGATTCCCCTGCATAACTCATGGTTGTTCGACTATGACTCCACTCATTCCGGGGCTCCAGTGAGTGCACCATTTCGGCTCGTCATACTCAACCACAAGGCGGCTGTTGGCCAACAGTGTATACCACGCCACATTTCCTATTGAGCAGAGGGCAAGAATTAGCGAGTTTCCGAGATTCATCAACCCTTTTGGGGTGACCTAGCAACGTATAGACCCGAAAAAGGCTAACCCCACCAGTAGTTATTCGTTTCATTTTTTGAACCAGCATATAGATAGCATGTCGTCCTATTAATGGCTTAAGATAGAAACAACAGCTAAAGCGACTACAGCCCTGCCTGAATCTCAGCACAGAAGGGAGCCCTCCCATGACAGAGTCGACACAAACGCCACTAAAGAACGCCATCCAGCCCTTCGACGGCGATGTGCAATCCGGCATTGAGCAACCAGGTCCCGCGCATCTGCACCTAATCGCCCTGGACTTTAACGAGGACATAAGTCCCGAAGGCATAGCCGAACTATTCCGCAGGCTTACAGACGTTTCTCGACGACTCACCCAGGGCGAGGAGATTCCAGACTTCCTCGAGCGCGCAATGGTCGAGGTCATCGCAAATCTGACCATCACTGCGGGCTTTGGCGAGCGAGTCTTTGACCTACTGGGAAAATCCGACCGCAAACCCGCCGGTCTACATGACATTCCATCCTTTAAGTTAGACCGGCTGCGCCCCGAGTGGGGGCAGAGTGACTTCGTCCTACAAAT is a window of Corynebacterium lactis RW2-5 DNA encoding:
- a CDS encoding D-alanyl-D-alanine carboxypeptidase/D-alanyl-D-alanine-endopeptidase, which codes for MHFTLSSADSQSGTRRGWVVWVSILLVVLLAALGGALALISYNNRQIEVQPAPAVERAASPVTAARSSLADDTLAAKVTAAMDGATADTGFGQLHAVVSDATTGARLWGKDDSVVAMPASSLKILTAAAALLGIDDDHRVETKVLRYGESKDVVIQGAGDPTLSANGDGFFHDAASVADLAAKVRAAMPDGVGKVYVDTSLFPETFHSTWEKQGLADGYVADVEPAMIDAGRIDPKEENSPRSATPAEDIASVLAAQLGTEAGGNVADGVALPAVEPTVVASVQSAPLHTRLRDMMLYSDNVLAESIARELAVARNLPPTFAGAATAVRDTLAEHGFGLDGAILADSSGLSTDNRVTPKHLSEVLTAAAGPGSGQEASESGGDSGETEEKKAAVTDALRPLLDCLPVAGVSGTLADRFGNSSGAGLVRAKTGTLNKASALAGYVVTKSGQVLSFVMLSNEASLLPARAAADKAASALADI
- a CDS encoding inorganic diphosphatase: MSVEVTIEIPKGQRNKYEVDHETGKVYLDRYLFTPMAYPADYGFIDGTLGEDGDPLDALVILPEPVFPGVIVKARPVGVFKMTDEAGGDDKLLCVLDDVRFEGYQDISDVSDFVKDEIEHFFVHYKDLEPGKEVSGSGWGDKAEAEKILAEAIERHK
- a CDS encoding rhodanese-like domain-containing protein gives rise to the protein METVSVTEVPAGAQLIDVRSQMEWDDGHAVGATHIPMEEIPSRYGELDLDSDIYLMCRSGGRASQVADWLEKNGIDTIVVRGGMIDWEHFGLPMEKA
- a CDS encoding MarR family winged helix-turn-helix transcriptional regulator; the encoded protein is MSDSPASKSIKASRTKKPKSAAKRPGTATGSDSPMAPSALRKSASWCLSYLDAAVRESVNATLSRTNIESLSLRGYWVLEAIADGDGLAQTELSCALSMDRSDMVRLIDSLEKAGLVIRTRDINDRRRQLISLTVDGDTARSSLRRSLRRAERTAVASCPAEVRSLLSSLADVPSAPIDPEQPAASKEPSAPEEATVLTETKPKKQKKKKKGKKKKKGDGK